ATGAATATAAAGAACATGTCACACTAGTGTTTGTCAGCAAGACCTGTGGCTTTGTCACCAATGGAAAGGACAGATATTTTCACATGACACGACAGCTATCACAGACTCTCAAAATGTCATCGCCACTCTGAAGTGAAGGCTGTCATTAGACCTGCTGGTAGATTCTATTTAATGCATTAATAATGAAAAGGCACATATATTAGTAGTTCATACATTTGTTCTGATTTTTAGAGAATTGTATCACAACAGAGGTTTTCTTTGTAATCctatgtattttatcttattcattttACAACATTCTGAGAAGGGGCCAGTAGGCTTTACCGGATGCCAAAGTACataaggccaaaaaaaaaaaaaaaaaaagaggaatctaAGGAACTTTGGGTTCTGGTAGgtctttatgaaaaaaaggagGCAGATCAGCTCATCACAGCACCGGTTTATTAATAACAGTAGGTGGTAAATATCAATCTCACAGGCTCTCACCATACGTCAGCCCAAGACCCAGGGGAGCTGGTAAGTCTGAACCATTTATAGAGCTTGTTACTACGCCTGCACCAAGCTGAGACAGCTGTGGGAGTGGTTTTCTCTAAActgttttcatttcaaaacaagaaaacaaaaaaacacctctcTCATAAAGCCGGATTTGCTATGGCAGCCCTTGACCTTGGTGTGTGCATCATCCACACAAAGGGCTGCGTGGGTTATTTATTGTCACTATAATACTGCATAACAAGCAACTCAAAACCAGCGGCCTCAACCCGAAGCATTTATTTAGCTCCCAGGTCTGCAGGTTGACGCAGGCATCGCCGGGAACTGACGCACGTCCTGGTCAGCAGCACATCACCCGAGCTCTCCCGTGTCCAGCAGGTGGCTGGCGGGCGGCGGGTCGCGGCCGGCTCCCTCTTGCGTCTGTGGCCAGCTGCTTGGtcaaggggggcagggggcggctgGCCTACGACGACCTCGGCCAGGTGACCGTGCCCTGCCCCTCATGGTCTCACACCCCCAGCAGGATGGCCGGGCCTGTTCGGGGAAGTGCTGGGCAGGTTTCCAGAACCGCAAGTGTGCATGCCCAGCCTCGAGCCCTCTCCAAACAGGCACAACATCACCTCGACCGTGTTCTGTGGGCCCGAGCAAGCACCGAGGCCCGCCCAGACttggggggtgggaagagagacCTCTCGCTGGGAGAACTGCCAGGTGGCTCTGCAAACAGGGACACGGGGCAGAGGCCACCTCAGAGTCTGACCATCAGACCTTCCCTTTCGCCCTGGTCCCAGCTCCCTGGGGAAAACGCTTGCTTCTCCTCCAGACACGCCCACCCGTGTAACACCACGGCACGCACGCGACTCTCCATGGACACCTCGTCTATGAGAGCAGCAGCGAGGAAGACGGTGTCgtgtggggtgggggcggctggAAGGAGCGCACCCCGCACACCACACTAGGCAGCGGGGCGCCGTCCCGCATGTCTCTGCATGAGGACGCTAGAAACTTAGCAGTGGCCGTCCCTGGAAACGCGGCTGGGGGGTCTGTCCAGGATTTGGAGGTGGTGCCAGGGGATACCCTTCTGTGCCATAGAATTACATTTATTACACGCCagattaacttttaaaatctgaaaacgggagcctgggtggctcagttggttaagcgtctgcctttggctcaggtcaccatcccagggtcctgggatagagccccatgtcgggctccctgctcagcaaggagcctgcttctccctctccctctccctccgctcgttccctctctccctctctctctctctcaaataaatataatctttaaaaataaaataaaatttgaaaacaaattcacATCAGCTCATGGCTGTCTCCGTTTCACAATAAACAACCAAACGCTCAGTTCCGACGAGCTCAAGTCACAACAAAGTTGTTACTATCTCTCGACATTCACCCAAAGGATCAACTACTCAACAGTAAGCATGACCGCATGAAGCCAGGAGGCGAGGAAGCCGGAGCCTGGGCAgggctcctgctcccctccccaggggCCGGCCCGGCCCACAGCCACCCCACCTCCTGACTTGGCCTATGTGGGACGAGAGCCACACACCTGGATTCCAAGGTGTGAACGGACCAGTGGGACCAGAGTGCCTGCACTCCAGTGGGGGAGAAAGTATAACAGAGCATCTAGGACATCAGATTCTAGGGATTCTAGGGTCAGAAAAACCTGTATGGATTCCTCCTAGCTATGGCTGGAGGCAAGGGACTgacctgctctgtgcctcagtttctccacctgttAAGTGGGAGACATAACAGTAGGTACTTTATAAGGATGCTGTAAAGACCATAAGATCAAAGAAAGGccttgctggggcacctggctggctcaggcggtggaacaggtgactctcaatcttgaggttgtgagttcgagccccatgtcggatGTAGACATTACTTACCAAAAAAGAGCCTCACATAGTGGCTCCCATAAAGAATCACTCAAAAACATGAGCATTTCTTACTAAGAAAGTCATCTACATGCACTTTTTCCTCTCTTCGGCTCTCCTCTCTCTGGGTGCTAGTTAGCAAGACGGTTGGGGCATTGAGTGATCCGGGTCATTGAAAGACAAGTTAACTTACAGAGCAGCAGCTTGTGGTGGCTTTAACACCTGACCCCAAGGTTAGATGACACCGTTAACAGAAGAGGTGGGGCCTGCGGCTGCTCCCCAGGATTCTAAGCCAGACTGGCACTGTTCCAACCAGGGGAAAACAGCCCCAGGGATGCTCTGTGACCTCAGAAAAAGACCTGCCACTTCCTCCTGGTTCTCTCAGACCCTTGCTCAGGGGAGCCAAGTGCCATAAGTAAGCCCCCTGCAAGCTGAAGAGGCCATGTGTTGGTGCCCTGCATGGCAGCCAGCATCAAGTGTCAGCCACGTGGCCTGACCTCCCGTCAAGCTTTCAGGGGACTGCAATCCCAGCCAGTGTCTGACAACAACCACGTGGCAGACCTTGAACCAGCCATTTCCAAATCCATGACCCTCAGAACAGTAAGCACAATAAAGCAGCTACTGCTATATGCCGCCGGGTTCTGTGGCAACAGTAACAAGAACACAACTGGATGGAATACAAGCAAGCTTGTAAAATCACTtctttcatcaaaaaaaaaaagcaaaggtccAAGGAAATTGTGAATGAGCCAAAAAGAATGCTatgtcaaaaataacaaaattacaaAGTCAATCACCCCAAACCCCAGTGGCTTAAGACAATAACGATTTTAGTACATCTCATGATTTTCAGGGTGAGGAGTTTGAGCAGGGCTTGGCTGGGTGAGTCTTCTGTTCCACATGGTCTCCATGGAGGCCACTTAGTGGTATTCAGGGGGCGGATGGGCAGGTCTGTGGGGAAGTGACCAGGAAAGATGGACAAGGGCCAGGGGTGAGGAAGTGGCCACCACCAGGTGTGCTGTGGCCCAGGAGTCTGCCCGGGCAGGGTGCACTGCTCTCGCACCTGCATACACACCTGCAGCTGACTTTGAAGCCTCACAgctgtgtgtgtttggggaggaGCCCCAGGAGAGGGAGCAAGTAGGAACCTTCTCCATTCTGTGAGGATAACATCATCCTTTGTTGGCTCACCCTCCCAGCCCACCTTTGAAGGAGGTGTCAGCAAAGCCCAGGCTGTCACACGGCATCGTTTAGAGCTTGCATGCAGTgatgtctgtccatctgtccttGCATCCCCTGCTACTCAGCCTGGTATTTGGCAAATCGTTGGTCAGCTCTCCAAAGCAATGGCTGGTTTGTCTGACCATGGCAGGCCAGGCGGGATAGCATCACAGGCAGAAGCCAAGGCTGTAGGGCCCGGCATACCCTGTCTGTGCACCAGCCTTACTAACTGCATGACCTTGGGTGACTTAACATGAGGCTCAGCCCCTCTGTCTGTAAAACGGGGTTGATCCCAGTACCCACCTGGCATGGAGTAAACTAGCCGGACACGGTGGCTGAAAGGTCTTGGCAGGGAGGCTGTCTGTCCTGCACACCAAGGCCCTGACCTGCCGTCAGTGCCCAAGATCTCCGCCCGTGAATTAAGATCGGACACAGCCCGGGCTCCCCAGCCTTCTGAGATGTGTTCTGGGAAGATGCTCACCACAGTATGTGGCTCGTGGACACCTGGTGCTCTGTACCCGTCTGGTCTTAAATGGGCTCTTAGAATTGGCAACCCCTGGTGGAAAGATAGTCACAGGCTGACTTCTCTCAAAGCAGACACTGAGCTGAGTTTGGGGTGCAGGATGTTTATCAGGGATCGACACTCatgaagggaagtgggaggaaGCAGGATCGAGCAGAGGGAGACTCTGTGAAGCAAGCTGGGCGAAGCGTGGCCAGCCTGGCAGGGAGCACTGCAGCTGATGCCACCTACCAGATGGCCTCCATCCCCCACTTCTTGGGCACTGGATGCAGTGGCCTTGGGTGACATGGCTCTGGCCCGGGCTGCTACCTGCAGTACAGGCGGACCCTAGAGGAACTGGCAGCTGGAGATTGTGTGCTGCCCACAATGCCTACAAGCTCGTTCTGGAGGGGAAATCCAGTCGGTGCACCTCCATCTGACCACAGAGATTTCTCACTTAGCCTGTGGTACCAGGATTGAGTGTGACAAAGAAGTATGTTGAGAGCGGAGGGAACTCATAGAGTCAAATGTTGGAGAGACACATTTGCCTGTCTTTTGTAGGTTTTTATGATAGAAAAAGCCAGGAcaaccccagtggcccagcggtttagtgctgccttcagcccagggcctgatcctggggtcccaggatcgagtcccacatcgggctccctgcatggagcctgcttctccctctgcctgtgtctctgcctctctctctctctctctctctctgtgtgtgtgtgtgtgtgtgtctcgtgaataaataaataaaatcttaaaaaaaaaaaagccaaaggaagATATTGAGTGGGACATTCTCTGTTGGGGTATCTGTACcaacaaaatagaaatgattaGAGAAAAACTCCCGCTCCCAGGAGGATGCAGGCACAGACCTGAACTGCAAAAAGAGGGGCAGACGGGACGGGGGAGAAAGAGACTGCCCTGCAGAAGTACCGTGGCATCTTGGTTGTGATGATGACCACACTTTACAGCCCGGTACTCACTGATCATGCACAGTAAACGGTTTGTCAAATAAAGAAGGAGATTTCTTTTGAGCATCTAAAATGTGGAAGGTGAGGGTGCTAGAGGCTGTATTACCTCCCCTTTTTCCAAGCTGTGTAGAGCGCAGAGCACTGACCAGAGTgtaggagaaggaggagcagctCCAGTGGAGAGAGGTCCACTCCAGTGCGGAACAAACACCTCTGAACACCAAAACCAGGGGtagggggaggctggggatgctttgctcacctggacctggacccCATAGGAAGCTTCAACTTATAAGGCCAAATCAGAGTTGGGAAATCAAACTACCGCTCAAAGATTACAAACACAAAAGACCCGTCTGGACATGTGTGacagattttcatttgtttggagTAGGAAGTCGGTGTCCAGAGGTGTCATGCTTCATGACAGCCTTCACTGGGTACTAAAACCCATCATGGACCTATTTCCCATCACCACCACACGACAGCAGTGATGGCCTCCAGCGAAGGGCCACCAGATCAGTGGGGCTGGTTGCTTCCTCATGCAGGACTATTTGCAATGACTGCTATGGCCAAAGGGAAGACGTTATGACCACACACCTCTCTCACAGGAGCCAACAGGCAGCAACCTGAGCTACTCTCCAGGCCAGGGGAAGGTACTGTGTCTGCCCTGCTCTAGCCAGCCCTCCCTCGACCACAGGTTCTTCTCAGGCAGCCCATAGGTCACAGGACACCATTATTACCCTCAGCACACACCATCTCATGACTCCAGGCTGCCAgtcttctgggtttgttttgttttgttttgttttgttttgttttgtttttctttgctttgctttgatttgttttgtggcaGCTGAGTTCTGATATGGGAAATACACACTTGAGAAATGaccagttttaaattttaacaagttTATTTGTTCACTGTAGTGTATCTACTCCATAGAAGGCATTACGTGTGGAGTGAGGGTGTTTGGCACATACCCCAGGTCAGAAACTCACCCAAAGATGCTTGTTCAGAGGTTCACCCAAAGAGGCTATCATGTGCATTTTGTGCCGGGAACTATCTCCATACCCATCTTTAAGCCATACAAAGGCCTCCTCATGCTTTTCAGCCAAGGGATATCACCTGACAGAGGCTTCCATACCACCCTCCATACCTGAGTCCACATGGCGCTTGGCTTTTCCATATTGTCAGAACATAAACATCTTAGAGAAAGGATTATTGTAAACCTGTTACAGCCTCAAAGAGTTAGAGATGGTCCGGCTCATAGTACGTacacaaatgtttgctgaatgaatgaatgctttgcTGTCCTGAAAGACAGCCCCCAAAGAACAAATCCCCAGCCATCCAAACTGACTACTTCAAAACAACTCCACTTGAGTGTACATGTTGTGATGTGTTGACTTAAAAtcagtttttgaaaaaattttggtCAAAAAAGACGATCTCTTTTTTTGATAATGAAAACACATCATATTTCATTCTGtgtcttgatttttctcatttatggaATTCTAGTAAAATGTAATTAGATATGATAACCCTTTTATCTGTATTTCAAAAAGTACTCAACACAGCATATTTCCTAGAAATGTTGAGTGAGTCACAGCTCCTCATGGGTTTCCCCATGTTGGTTCTTCCAACACTTTTATCTTAGGATAAATCTGCTACCAAAACCTAGATTCGTTTGAATGTGAAATGGTCCTATGTATgcaatcatttaaaaagtaaggCAATTTGCCATAAAACATACTTAAAATCTTTATCATATAATTCAATTGCAGTCTATCTAATCCAATGTTGGAGCTGTGTTAGGTCTGGGACAGTGCGGTAGTGACAGTCATATCCCAATGGAAGCCGTTGGAACTAGGCATGAGTATTGCTCATCGGGTATGATCCAGGCTTTGTCATTCTCAGGGCATCCCTCATCCCCCTTCTTACAAATCCTAAAGGGAGGAAAGGTGGAGTCCCTGgtgttccattttgtttcttccaaCTAACATGCATTGATCAAAAGTACATTACCTCTCAACTCCTACTAAATCTCCATCacagtgtatctttttttttttgtgtgtgtgtgtgtgtgtgtgtgtgtgtatctttttttttaaggtatttatttatttatgagagacacagagagacaggtagagacacagacagagggagaagcaggctccctgtgggcaacctgatgctggactcggTCCCAGCACCCCGTGatcaaccctgagccaaaggcaaacgctcaaccactaagccacccaggcgtccctccattaCGGTGTGTCTTAAGTAACTCTAGACCAAGTGTAGACCCAGCAAGCACAATGGTGGCTCACCCccttcttcctccatccctccccacttcctcagCTCCACGGGGTCCCCATGACACACAGTATCAGAAGCACAGTATCAAAAGAGCCAAACTCAGTCATGTTCGTTTCACCTAACTGCACAATGTTATTTAGATTTGGCCCAAGCTTGTTACTTACTCTCCCAAGTTCCTTAAAAGCCACCCAGGGTCTCCTGGAAATGGTAGCCAAGCAATGGCTGTGTCCATACACTGCCCTTAGGGACCTCACCTCCCCTCAGCTGTAAGTGGTGTTTGTTGCACTGGGGCCCATGTTGCTGTGCTGGTCCCAGACCGATGCTGGTTCATCCCCACCTGCCCACACACAGGATGAGTTAGCAAAGCCTTTGTATCACTGCTCATCTCGTGCTCCCTTATTGTTCACTAATATGTACATTAGACgtggacagggaggaggaggatcaTGTGGCCAAGTCCACTGCTTCTGGGCCCCTTTTGGAAGCCACAGTCTTGGGACTGAAACCATGGTAATTCACAGCACACTGAGAAAATCAGATGCCTCCTCTAGAGCAAGTGGCAAAGCTGGGGGGTCTGTGTACTGCTCGAATcactgccctgcccccagccctgtctTGGAAATTCCACTGGACTAGTTGGGACAAACCTGAGAAATAAGCTTGACCAGAGGAGAGATAAAAACCAGGCAGCCaaggggagatggggtggggtacctaggtgatgggcattgaggagagcatttgttgtgatgaacactgggtattgtatgcaactgataaatATCTGGATTCTACCCCAgaaactaatagtacactatgttaactaacctgaggtttttttttaatatttatttatttatttatttatttatttatttatttatttatttatggagggtgcagagggagagggagaaagagaatctcaagcggactccttgccaagcagggagccccatgtggggctcagtctcatgaccctgagatcactacctgagccagaatcaaaagttggatgcttaactgactaaggtGCCCAGATACCtctaactaacttgaatttaaataaaatctaaaaccaaaaaacaatggGCAGTCAAGATGGCTTTAAggtatttgaagatttttatttccttattccagTCTTACTCTTCACACTCTAATGCGACTATTGGATCTTTAATTGGACACTTGTAAAATACAAAGACGATGAAGAAAGTGACAAATAATGGGTATTTTACACAGTCATCAAAAAGCACTTTTTTAGCCTAATCTCTAAATTGGAAGCCTTTGAACATGCTAGCACTCTACagtaagaaaaggagaagcaTGGAGCCAAATCCCCTCCAGCAAGCTCAGAAGCAAGAGGGTCAATGAAACAATCCTTTTTATAGGGAGCAGACGAAGGAGACCATCACAAAAGCCACTCGGCAGAGTGAGCCCATGACAGAGCCAGGGACAGTTCTACCAACTAGGACTCTCAGAATCCCTACACGGGCTGACAACGCCTGCAGCATGAGTGGACAAGCGGAGTCCTTGTGCAGGTCAAAGCTGCAGCCAGCTGTGGAAGCTCTGGCAGGGCACAGAAATGGACACAAGAAGCGTGGAGAATCGGGATGACATGCTGGTATAGTCATCTATACTATCCAGGGGCTCACTGACCAGTCATGCAGAAAGTTTcagaagagtcacaaggttcctCACTGGCCCAGAACAGATCAAGGAGACCAGAGGAGAaaatctgaagtttttttttttaaaaagattctagatcaagaatttctaaaaaaaaaaaaaaaaaaaaaaaaagaatctctaaaACTTGGGATGGGCACCAGGCCCCAAAGCCAGGGGTAGAAATTCCCCCAAACTGGAAGTTTTCATGAAACCTTGTGGCTTTGTGGACTTTTTGGTGGCAGTGGCCAATGCTTCTGCATCCCCTTTTGGAAGGCGTGGCATCAGAACTGAAGCTACAGCAATTCATAGCACCCTGGGGATGTCAAATGCCTCCTCTAGAGGTCAGCTGCATTAATGCTAAAGCAAGTGGCAAAGCCAGTGTGGTCCACAGGACCGTGTGTTGGTCCTCCTTTGAAAATTGCAGCCATTGCAGCCAAGACCAATCAACAGTCTCGTGGGACAGCCAGTCAATTTGGAAAACTCTGGCTTGGAAATTCTAAATGAAGTAATTGTCCAAATTCATTCctttctggctttttctttttcccccacttctttttacttcttcattGGTTTCCCTCTGGTAGCATCGGTGCAGATGCCATAGCTGTATTTCTCGTGACTTCTGAAAGGCCCGTCCATGTCGGAGCAAAGACCCTTCAGTAGGAGAGAGCTCCCGAGGTTGTCTCCAGCAACATAGATGACAGCTTCACGCTCCCCTCTCTCCTTGTGAATGAGACCCACTGCTCCTGGCTGATGCAACCCAAGCTCTTCAGGGTCTTCACGAGATCCCGGCGGAATCTCTCACCCACAAAGACATAGAGAACGGGGTTCAGACAACTGTGGAAGAAGGCGATGGTTTGAGTGACCTGGAAGCAGATGTCAACGTTGGTGGAAATGGCACAGTTGGAGAGGAACACAGTGTAGGCATCGATGGTCTGCACCAACAGAATGCAGTTGTAGGGGAACTGAGATAGGACAAAGACGGTAAGGACAGTGATGGTCACCTTCAGGGCCTTGTGCTTGGATGACTTCCTGGCTTGCAACAGAGTGTAAATGATGATGGTGTAGCAGCAAGCCATGACCACAAAAGGGAGGAAGAAGCCCAGGATGACCTTCAGGGTCAGGACAACCGACTTGACTTTGCTGTTCTGGTCACTAGGGTAAACCATGGTGCAGATGGTGATGTCAGATTCCTCCTTGAGTTGACTGTACAGGAGTTCCGGGATGCAGAGTGTGGCTGCCACCACCCAGACAGTGAAGCAAACCATTTTGCTGTACACAAGTCTCTTCTGCCTCCAGGTCTGTGCTTTCGTGGCCTGAGCAATGGCAATGTACCTGTCCACACTGATGCACATGATCAGCAGCACACAGCTGTAGAAATTCATCTTGTACATACTGTTGACCACTTTGCACAGGGGGGTCTGGAACTTCCACTGGTCGGCGGCAGCGATGGCCCAGAAGGGAAGcgtgaagagaaaaagaaggtcgGCAATTGCCAAATTCAAAAGGAACATGTCAGTCATGGTCTTGACTCTGGTGCAGTAGCAGTAGACGAGGATGACCAGACTGTTGCCCAAGGTGCCCACGATGAACACAAGCCAGTACAAGGGTGGGAGGAAGTGGCTCGCGAACTGCCGGACGTGGCCTTTCTGACAGAATAAATCAGGGA
The nucleotide sequence above comes from Canis aureus isolate CA01 chromosome 19, VMU_Caureus_v.1.0, whole genome shotgun sequence. Encoded proteins:
- the CCR9 gene encoding C-C chemokine receptor type 9, with the protein product MVPTEFTNLISNISDDYSYHSTSPVDDYMNFPDLFCQKGHVRQFASHFLPPLYWLVFIVGTLGNSLVILVYCYCTRVKTMTDMFLLNLAIADLLFLFTLPFWAIAAADQWKFQTPLCKVVNSMYKMNFYSCVLLIMCISVDRYIAIAQATKAQTWRQKRLVYSKMVCFTVWVVAATLCIPELLYSQLKEESDITICTMVYPSDQNSKVKSVVLTLKVILGFFLPFVVMACCYTIIIYTLLQARKSSKHKALKVTITVLTVFVLSQFPYNCILLVQTIDAYTVFLSNCAISTNVDICFQVTQTIAFFHSCLNPVLYVFVGERFRRDLVKTLKSLGCISQEQWVSFTRREGSVKLSSMLLETTSGALSY